The following proteins are encoded in a genomic region of Campylobacter showae CSUNSWCD:
- a CDS encoding universal stress protein yields the protein MQYKKIFFPIGAGDDVKERIRGALLVAKHFNSHIEILACQLDPGVVYNMKMTLRGGVLYDEFLKAAKAELGVEHERNETIFHKLCEELDVQISDEPIEGKTTAKFTTKSGKRSVVVEQESKFCDMVVAAVPLDGKITGTFEAAVLKSGKNVIVIPRKLTKFSAENILVSWTGTPESSRAITSSLPLLKEAKRVKCITSKANLGDQSEASLKRLDEYFALHGINADFEVVGTFSVPGEPLLKASTDGNFDLIVAARYAENGFREIFLGGTTKYFLQNTTIPVFM from the coding sequence ATGCAGTATAAAAAAATATTTTTCCCAATCGGCGCGGGCGACGACGTAAAAGAGCGTATCAGAGGGGCTTTGCTCGTCGCTAAGCATTTCAACAGCCACATTGAGATTTTAGCTTGCCAGCTAGATCCAGGCGTCGTTTATAATATGAAAATGACGCTTCGAGGCGGAGTTCTTTACGATGAGTTTTTAAAGGCGGCAAAGGCCGAACTTGGCGTCGAGCACGAGCGCAACGAGACTATTTTTCATAAACTTTGCGAAGAGCTTGACGTGCAGATCAGCGACGAGCCGATCGAGGGCAAGACGACGGCTAAATTTACCACAAAAAGTGGCAAGCGAAGCGTGGTGGTTGAGCAGGAGTCTAAATTTTGCGATATGGTAGTTGCCGCAGTACCGCTTGACGGTAAGATCACGGGTACATTTGAGGCGGCGGTGCTAAAAAGCGGCAAAAACGTTATCGTGATTCCTAGAAAACTTACTAAATTTAGCGCGGAAAATATCCTGGTAAGCTGGACCGGTACACCTGAGAGCTCGCGCGCCATTACCAGCTCGCTACCGCTTTTAAAAGAGGCTAAGCGCGTAAAATGCATCACTTCAAAGGCAAATTTGGGCGATCAAAGCGAGGCTAGCTTAAAGAGGCTGGATGAATACTTCGCGCTACACGGCATAAATGCGGATTTTGAGGTCGTAGGAACTTTTTCGGTCCCGGGCGAACCGCTTTTAAAAGCCTCGACGGATGGAAATTTCGACCTAATCGTAGCGGCTAGATATGCAGAAAACGGTTTTAGGGAGATTTTCTTGGGCGGTACGACCAAGTATTTCTTACAAAACACCACGATACCGGTATTTATGTAA